A genomic region of Elephas maximus indicus isolate mEleMax1 chromosome 10, mEleMax1 primary haplotype, whole genome shotgun sequence contains the following coding sequences:
- the ANKRD63 gene encoding ankyrin repeat domain-containing protein 63, with the protein MLKPKDLCPRAGTRTFLEAMQAGKVHLARFVLDALDRSIIDCRAEQGRTPLMVAVGLPDPAMRSRFVRLLLEQGAAVNLRDERGRTALSLACERGHLDAVQLLVQFSGDPEAADSAGNSPVMWAAACGHGAVLEFLVRSFRRLGLRLDRTNRAGLTALQLAAARGHGTCVQALTGPWGRAAAAAAARGSSSDSPPGRPAPAPSPERRRPSPRRLPRPLLARFARAAGGHSGEAGSGVKGSGRHRAQGSERPELGRSMSLALGAVTEEEAARLRAGALMLRPHSPQSSGNGRWRSQEVLEGAPPCLVQAPIGLSPHPEGAPGSGRLGLRRRSTAPDIPSLVGETPGPESGPALEANALPLSVPGPQPWQASTEAVVLQAQR; encoded by the coding sequence ATGCTCAAGCCCAAAGACCTGTGTCCCCGAGCGGGCACGCGCACCTTCTTGGAGGCCATGCAGGCGGGCAAAGTGCACCTGGCCCGCTTTGTGCTGGACGCGCTGGACCGCAGCATCATCGACTGCCGCGCGGAGCAGGGCCGCACACCGCTCATGGTGGCTGTGGGGTTGCCGGACCCCGCCATGCGCTCTCGCTTCGTGCGGCTGCTGCTCGAGCAAGGTGCCGCCGTGAACCTGCGGGACGAGCGTGGTCGCACAGCACTTAGCTTGGCGTGCGAGCGCGGCCACCTGGACGCGGTGCAGCTGCTTGTGCAGTTCAGCGGTGACCCCGAAGCGGCTGACTCGGCCGGCAACAGCCCCGTGATGTGGGCGGCAGCGTGTGGCCACGGGGCGGTGCTCGAGTTCCTGGTGCGCTCCTTCCGCCGCCTCGGCCTGCGCCTCGACCGCACCAATCGTGCGGGCCTGACGGCGCTGCAGCTCGCCGCCGCTCGCGGCCACGGGACCTGCGTGCAGGCTCTCACCGGGCCCTGgggccgcgccgccgccgccgcggcggCGCGGGGCTCCAGCTCCGACAGCCCCCCTGGCCGCCCAGCCCCCGCGCCCAGCCCTGAGCGCCGACGACCCAGCCCTCGCCGCCTCCCGCGGCCACTCCTGGCCCGTTTTGCGCGAGCAGCGGGCGGCCACAGCGGCGAGGCAGGCTCAGGGGTTAAGGGTTCCGGCCGGCACAGGGCGCAGGGCAGCGAGAGGCCCGAATTGGGCCGGAGCATGAGCCTGGCGCTGGGTGCCGTGACCGAGGAGGAGGCGGCCCGCTTGCGGGCAGGGGCCCTGATGCTTCGACCACATTCGCCCCAGTCTTCAGGGAACGGGCGGTGGCGCTCGCAGGAGGTGTTAGAGGGAGCGCCTCCGTGCTTAGTCCAAGCCCCCATCGGCCTTAGCCCCCACCCCGAGGGCGCTCCCGGCTCGGGGCGTCTGGGTTTGCGCCGACGCTCCACAGCCCCAGACATCCCCAGCCTGGTGGGGGAGACGCCAGGGCCCGAGAGCGGCCCGGCGTTAGAAGCCAACGCTCTGCCTCTCTCGGTGCCTGGGCCACAGCCTTGGCAGGCGAGCACAGAGGCCGTGGTGCTGCAAGCCCAGCGGTAA